The Rana temporaria chromosome 4, aRanTem1.1, whole genome shotgun sequence genome contains a region encoding:
- the LOC120937530 gene encoding uncharacterized protein LOC120937530: MIPRFGIGNIFSSDRGTHFDNKLMAEVVNILGLKQQLHTLYRPQASGMVEQTNQTIKRYLAKITANGKSSWVEALPIVLATIRTTPKEKHGLSPFDIWFGRPPKRLPATLIHPETVTLGNGQDAMIEYVRKLANVFSDTFSRAKAGQPVDTNETTHGLNSGDWVYIKNHTPRTTLSPKWKGPFQIILVSPTAVKLEDYKYWVHGSHCKKTVAPKSSQCTTGQDYSVPLPSRSPPLTRARARRQQDESSRA; this comes from the coding sequence ATGATTCCCAGGTTTGGGATAGGAAATATATTCTCATCAGACAGAGGTACTCATTTTGATAACAAACTTATGGCTGAAGTGGTAAATATTTTAGGGTTAAAGCAGCAATTGCACACCCTTTACAGACCACAGGCTAGTGGGATGGTAGAACAGACTAATCAAACAATCAAAAGGTATTTGGCTAAGATAACTGCTAATGGGAAAAGCTCATGGGTAGAGGCCTTGCCGATAGTCTTAGCAACTATCAGAACCACCCCCAAGGAGAAACATGGGTTATCACCTTTTGATATTTGGTTCGGGCGACCACCCAAAAGACTTCCTGCTACATTGATACATCCTGAAACAGTGACTTTAGGTAATGGTCAAGATGCCATGATTGAGTATGTACGCAAATTGGCAAACGTGTTTTCTGATACCTTTTCCAGAGCCAAAGCAGGACAACCGGTGGATACGAATGAGACAACTCATGGACTAAACTCAGGAGATTGGGTGTATATCAAGAATCATACACCCCGGACTACTTTGTCCCCTAAGTGGAAAGGACCCTTCCAGATCATTCTGGTGTCTCCTACTGCTGTAAAGCTGGAAGACTATAAGTACTGGGTGCATGGTTCCCATTGTAAGAAAACAGTAGCTCCAAAAAGTAGCCAGTGTACCACTGGCCAGGATTATTCTGTACCTTTACCTTCCAGGTCTCCACCGCTGACACGAGCTCGAGCCAGAAGACAACAAGATGAATCTTCTAGGGCCTAA